The window TCCGACGGGCGAGGAGTCGGCCGCGGCCGCCGAACTCGTCGCGTTCTTCGAGTCTCACGGTCGGGAGGCGTGGACCGACGAGGTCGGCAACGTCCGCGCGCCCGCGGACGAGAGCGTCCTGCTCACCTCGCACGTCGACACCGTCCCCGGCGACATCCCCGTCCGCGTCGAACCCGGCGAGGGCGACGAGAGCGACGTGCTGTGGGGCCGGGGCAGCGTCGACGCGAAGGGGCCGCTGTGTGCGATGGCCGTCGCCGCGGTCCGCACCGGCGTCTCCTTCGTCGGCGTTGTCGGCGAGGAGGTCGACTCCCGGGGTGCGCGTCATCTCGTCGAGGACCGCGAGGCGCCCGACGCCGTCGTCAACGGCGAGCCGTCGGGCTGGGACGGGGTGACGCTCGGCTACCGCGGGTTGACCGCGGGCCGCTACGTCTGCACCTCGGAGTCCGGGCACACCTCGCGCGAGGACGCCAACGCCATCCAGTCGGCCATCCGCTGGTGGGCCCGCGTCGAGGACCGCTACGAGACCGACGAGTACGAACCGGTCTTCGAGCAGGTCACGACCAAGCCCGTCGCGATGGACGGCGGCCTCACCGAGGACGGCCTCTCGGTGGAGGCGACGATGGACGTCCAGTTGCGGGTGCCGCCGTCGCTGACCGTCGAGGGCGTCCGCGAGGCCGTCGTCGCCGAACTCGACGAGGGGACAATCAACTGGAAGGACGCCGTCCAGCCGGTGATGGTCTCGCCGCGGACCGACGTGGCGCGGGCGTTCCGCGTCGCCATCCGCGACGTGGGCGGCGACCCGCGGCTCCTGCGTAAGACCGGCACCAGCGATATGAACGTTTTCGCCGGCGCGTGGGATTGTCCGATTGCGACCTACGGCCCCGGCGATTCCGACCTGGACCACGCGCCGAACGAGCACCTGCCGCTGCGCGACCTGGACCGTGCCGTCGCGGTGCTCGAACACGTCGCGAGCGATTTCACCGACGACGCGGCCGACAGCGACCCCTCCCACGATGACTGACGACACCGAGCCACGCAACTTCGTCGATATCGACGACCTGACCACCGAGGAACTGCACGCGGTGCTGACCCGCGCGACCGACCTGAAAGAGCGCGAGCGCCGCGGGAAACACCACCCGCTCCTCTCTGGGCAGACGCTCGGGATGATATTCGAGAAGCCCTCGACGCGGACGCGGGTGTCGTTCGAGACAGGGATGACCCAGCTGGGTGGCCATGCCATCTTCCTCGGCCCGGACGACATCCACCTCGGGCACGGCGAACCCGTCAAGGACACCGCCCGCGCGCTCTCGCGCTACGTGGACCTGCTGATGGCTCGCGTGTTCGACCACGCCGACATACAGGAACTGGCCGAGTACGCCACCGTCCCGGTGGTCAACGGCCTGACCGACGACGCCCATCCATGTCAGACGCTGGCGGACCTGCTCACCATCCGCGAGCGGTTCGGCGACTTCGAGGCCGAGGTCACGTGGGTCGGCGACGGCAACAACGTCGCACAGTCGTTCGTGCTGGGCGCGGCGATGGTCGACCTCGACCTGACGGTGGCGACGCCGCCGGAGTACGCCATCAGCGACGAAGTGCTCGACCGGGCGGCCGAACTCGGGACGCCGCCCGAGACCACCGACGACCCCGAGGCGGCCGTCGAGGGCGCCGACATCGTCTACACGGATGTCTGGGTCAGCATGGGCCAGGAGGACCAGCGCGCGGAGAAACTGGAGCGGTTCCAGCGCGGTGGCTTCCAGGTGGACGACGACCTGCTCGACCCGGGCACGGAGGTGATGCACTGTCTCCCCGCCCACCGTGGCGAGGAGATCACCGACGAGGTGATGGAGTCCGACCGTGCCCTGGTGTGGGACCAGGCGGAGAACCGGCTCCACGCCCAGAAGGGGCTCATGACCTGGCTGGACTGACCGACGCGGTCGAAACGCGGCTTTCTTGTCCGTCTGCCCGGACCGTTCGGTGATGCCCTCTGACCCGCCGTTCCTCGACTCGACCGACCGGAGCCTCGACACCGACCAGCTACTGTACGAAGCCGTTCCCGTCGCCAAACTCGTCGCCCTGGTCACCCTCGTCGCGTTCGTTCCGTTCGCGCTCCAGTTCGGCGTCGGCGGAAACGAGTTCCTCGGCGTCCTGTTCGGTGTCCTCGGGCAGTTCGTCCTCGCGGTCGGCGCCGCCGTCGTCCTGCTGTACGTCGTCGCCCGCGCACGGCAACTCGCGTAGGGTGGGCGGTCC of the Haloglomus salinum genome contains:
- the argF gene encoding ornithine carbamoyltransferase, translated to MTDDTEPRNFVDIDDLTTEELHAVLTRATDLKERERRGKHHPLLSGQTLGMIFEKPSTRTRVSFETGMTQLGGHAIFLGPDDIHLGHGEPVKDTARALSRYVDLLMARVFDHADIQELAEYATVPVVNGLTDDAHPCQTLADLLTIRERFGDFEAEVTWVGDGNNVAQSFVLGAAMVDLDLTVATPPEYAISDEVLDRAAELGTPPETTDDPEAAVEGADIVYTDVWVSMGQEDQRAEKLERFQRGGFQVDDDLLDPGTEVMHCLPAHRGEEITDEVMESDRALVWDQAENRLHAQKGLMTWLD
- a CDS encoding [LysW]-lysine hydrolase yields the protein MSDAAEAPAEAAVPVDEEARDLLERVVDTPSPTGEESAAAAELVAFFESHGREAWTDEVGNVRAPADESVLLTSHVDTVPGDIPVRVEPGEGDESDVLWGRGSVDAKGPLCAMAVAAVRTGVSFVGVVGEEVDSRGARHLVEDREAPDAVVNGEPSGWDGVTLGYRGLTAGRYVCTSESGHTSREDANAIQSAIRWWARVEDRYETDEYEPVFEQVTTKPVAMDGGLTEDGLSVEATMDVQLRVPPSLTVEGVREAVVAELDEGTINWKDAVQPVMVSPRTDVARAFRVAIRDVGGDPRLLRKTGTSDMNVFAGAWDCPIATYGPGDSDLDHAPNEHLPLRDLDRAVAVLEHVASDFTDDAADSDPSHDD